A genomic region of Denticeps clupeoides chromosome 17, fDenClu1.1, whole genome shotgun sequence contains the following coding sequences:
- the cnot1 gene encoding CCR4-NOT transcription complex subunit 1 isoform X4 produces MNLDSLSLALSQISYLVDNLTKKNYRASQQEIQHIVNRHGPEADRHLLRCLFSHVDFSGDGKSSGKDFHQTQFLIQECVSLITKPNFISTLCYAIDNPLHYQKSLKPSPHLFTQLSKVLKLNKVQEVIFGIALLNSCNSDLRGFAAQFVKQKLPDLLRSYVDADLGGNQEGGFQDIAIEVLHLLLSHLLFGQKGSSGVGQEQIDAFLKTLCRDFPQERCPVVLAPLLYPEKRDILMDRILPDSGELAKTMMESSLADFMQELGYGFCASLDECRNIILQYGVREVTASQVARVLGMMARTHSGLSDGIPLQSITAPGSGIWSDGKDKSDGTQAHTWNVEVLIDVVKEVNPNLNFKEVTYELDHPGFMIRDSKGLQMVVYGIQRGLGMEGFPVDLIYRSWKHAEGQLSFIQHSLMNPEIFCFADFPCHTVAIDILKAPPEDDNREIATWKSLDLVESLLRLSEVGQYDQVKQLFSFPIKHCPDMLVLALLQITTSWHTLRHELISTLMPIFLGNHPNSAIILHYAWHGQGQSPSIRQLIMHSMAEWYMRGEQYDQAKLSRILDVAQDLKSLSMLLNGTPFAFVIDLAALASRREYLKLDKWLTDKIREHGEAFIQACVTFLKRRCPSIMGSIAPEKDQPKSAQLPPETLATMLACLQSCAGSVSQEVSETILTMAANCGNALNKPRQPPPGVMPKGRAPSTSSLDAISPVQMDMMSSLNLGTSATSHTQSIQGFPNPLGPAFSNPQSPAKAFPPLLNQNTSASFGTSPLSAQISGTLGTSSLTGIGTGLGMPAVSSDPFGTRKMSTPGLNAQTFQQTDLSQVWPEANQHFSKEIDDEANSYFQRIYNHPPHPTMSVDEVLEMLQRFKDSNIKREREVFNCMLRNLFEEYRFFPQYPDKELHITACLFGGIIEKGLVTYMALGLALRYVLEALRKPYGSKMYYFGIAALDRFKNRLKDYPQYCQHLASINHFLQFPHHLQEYIEYGQQSRDPPVKMQGSITTPGSLALAQAQAQSQPPKAPQPGQASTLVTTATTPTTAAKATTIARPTVVNFKKDVPPSINTTNIDTLLVATDQTERIVEPPENVQEKIAFIFNNLSQSNMSQKVEELKETVKEEFMPWVSQYLVMKRVSIEPNFHSLYSNFLDTLKNPEFVKMVLNETYRNIKVLLTSDKAAANFSDRSLLKNLGHWLGMITLAKNKPILYTDLELKFLLLEAYVKGQQELLYVVPFVAKVLESSLRSVVFRPLNPWTMAIMNVLAELHQEHDLKLNLKFEIEVLCKNLSLDINDLKPGNLLKDKEKLKNLEEQLSAPKKEAKPPEEMLPIVTPVFSSAAAPSAPATTTTCTATGPPTPQFSYHDINVYALAGLAPHININMTVPLLQTHPQLKQCVRQAIERAVQELVHPVVDRSIKIAMTTCEQIVRKDFALDSEESRMRVAAHHMMRNLTAGMAMITCREPLLMSIASNLKNSFASVLRAPTPQQREMIEEAAARIAQDNCELACCFIQKTAVEKAGPEMDKRLATEFELRKHARQEGRRYCDPVVLTYQAERMPEQIRLKVGGVDPKQLAVYEEFARNVPGFLPSNDLSQPTGFLAQPMKQQAWATDDVAQIYDKCIADLEQHLHAIPPALAMNPQTQTLRSLLESVVMARNSRDGMAALNLLQKAVEGLLDATSGADADLLLRYRECHLLVLKALQDGRAYGPQWCNKQITRYLIECRDEYKYNVEAVELLIRNHLVNMQQYDVHLAQSMENGLHYMAVAFAMQLVKLLLVDERSVSHITEADLFHTIEILMRTSAHARANAPEGLPQLMDVVRSNYEAMIDRAHGGPNFMMHSGISQASEYDDPPGLREKAEYLLREWVNLYHSAAAGRDSTKAFSAFVGQMHQQGILKTDDLITRFFRLCTEMCVEISYRAQAEQQHNPAASAAIIRAKCYHNLDAFVRLIALLVKHSGEATNTVTKINLLNKVLGIVVGVLIQDHDVRQTEFQQLPYHRIFIMLLLELNAPEHVLETINFQTLTAFCNTFHILRPTKAPGFVYAWLELISHRIFIARMLAHTPQQKGWPMYAQLLIDLFKYLAPFLRNVELTKPMQILYKGTLRVLLVLLHDFPEFLCDYHYGFCDVIPPNCIQLRNLILSAFPRNMRLPDPFTPNLKVDMLSEINIAPRILTNFTGVMPSQFKKDLDSYLKTRSPVTFLSELRSNLQVSNEPGNRYNIQLINALVLYVGTQAIAHIHNKGSTPSMSTITHSAHMDIFQNLAVDLDTEGRYLFLNAIANQLRYPNSHTHYFSCTMLYLFAEANTEAIQEQITRVLLERLIVNRPHPWGLLITFIELIKNPAFKFWSHDFVHCAPEIEKLFQSVAQCCMGQKQAQQVMEGTGAS; encoded by the exons ATGAATCTTGACTCGCTCTCGCTGGCTTTGTCTCAAATCAGCTACCTGGTGGACAATTTAACTAAGAAAAACTATAGAGCCAGCCAGCAAGAAATACAGCAt ATTGTGAATCGTCACGGCCCTGAGGCAGACAGGCATTTATTACGCTGTCTCTTCTCCCATGTGGATTTCAGTGGCGATGGTAAAAGCAGCGGTAAAGACTTTCATCAG ACACAGTTTCTGATTCAGGAGTGTGTGTCGCTCATCACAAAGCCAAATTTTATTTCCACTCTCTGCTACGCCATTGACAATCCTTTACACTATCAGAAG AGTTTGAAGCCATCACCCCATTTGTTTACTCAGCTGAGTAAAGTCCTCAAACTAAACAAAGTTCAGGAG GTGATTTTTGGCATTGCTCTTCTAAACTCCTGCAACTCGGACCTCAGAGGCTTTG CTGCTCAATTTGTGAAGCAGAAGCTCCCTGATCTCCTTCGCTCATACGTGGACGCAGATCTCGGAGGAAACCAGGAAGGTGGCTTCCAGGATATTGCCATAGAGGTTCTGCATCTGCTCCTTTCCCATCTTCTGTTTGGACAAAAGGGATCCAGCGGAGTTGGACAAGAGCAGATTGACGCGTTCCTCAAAACACTGTGCAGAG ATTTCCCGCAGGAGCGCTGTCCTGTGGTGCTCGCACCACTTTTGTACCCTGAAAAACGGGACATTCTCATGGATAGGATCTTACCTGATTCTGGAGAGTTAGCTAAGACCATGATGGAGAGTTCGCTTGCTGACTTTATGCAAGAACTTGGATATGGGTTTTGTGcaag TCTTGATGAGTGCCGGAACATAATCCTGCAGTATGGGGTACGTGAAGTCACAGCTAGCCAGGTGGCCAGGGTGCTGGGGATGATGGCACGCACCCACTCAGGCCTGTCTGATGGAATCCCATTACAG TCCATAACAGCTCCAGGAAGTGGGATCTGGAGCGATGGGAAGGACAAAAGTGATGGAACTCAGGCTCACACATGGAATGTTGAAGTTCTGATTGATGTTGTTAAAGAAGTT AACCCAAATCTGAATTTCAAAGAGGTGACTTATGAGCTGGATCACCCTGGCTTTATGATCCGGGACAGCAAGGGACTTCAGATGGTGGTGTATGGGATTCAGAGGGGTCTGGGCATGGAGGGTTTCCCTGTAGACCTCATCTACAGATCTTGGAAGCATGCAGAAGGGCAG CTGTCGTTCATTCAGCACTCCTTAATGAATCCAGAAATCTTCTGTTTTGCTGATTTCCCGTGTCACACAGTGGCCATTGATATCCTTAAAGCTCCCCCTGAGGATGATAATCGTGAGATAGCCACATG GAAGAGTCTGGACTTGGTAGAGAGTTTGTTGCGGCTGTCAGAAGTGGGTCAGTATGACCAGGTGAAGCAGCTTTTCAGCTTTCCCATCAAGCATTGCCCAGACATGCTAGTGCTGGCCCTGCTCCAGATCACCACATCCTGGCACACCCTGCGGCACGAGCTCATCTCCACTCTCATGCCCATCTTCCTGGGCAACCACCCCAACTCGGCCATCATTTTGCACTATGCCTGGCATGGACAG GGCCAGTCTCCCTCCATCCGTCAGTTGATCATGCACTCAATGGCAGAGTGGTACATGAGAGGGGAGCAGTACGACCAGGCCAAGCTCTCACGCATCCTGGATGTTGCTCAGGACTTGAAG TCATTATCAATGCTGCTAAATGGTACTCCATTTGCCTTCGTAATTGACCTTGCTGCACTTGCCTCTCGCCGTGAATACCTCAAGCTTGACAAATGGCTGACTGACAAAATCAGAGAGCATGGG GAGGCCTTCATCCAGGCATGTGTAACTTTTCTTAAGAGACGCTGCCCCTCAATCATGGGTAGTATTGCTCCAGAGAAGGATCAGCCTAAAAGTGCTCAGCTTCCACCTGAAACACTGGCAACAATGCTGGCCTGCCTGCAGTCATGTGCTGG GAGTGTTTCTCAAGAGGTCTCTGAGACAATCTTGACAATGGCAGCTAACTGTGGTAATGCGCTGAACAAACCCCGCCAGCCACCTCCTGGGGTCATGCCTAAAGGACGTGCTCCAAGTACCAGCAGCCTAGATGCCATATCACCAGTGCAG ATGGACATGATGAGCTCCTTGAACCTTGGGACGTCTGCCACCTCCCACACACAGAGCATACAAGGCTTTCCTAATCCACTGGGACCTGCTTTCAGCAACCCACAGTCTCCAGCCAAAGCCTTCCCCCCTCTGCTGAACCAGAACACCAGTGCATCTTTTGGAACCAGTCCCTTGTCAGCACAGATTTCTG GTACGTTGGGCACTAGCAGCTTGACTGGAATTGGAACTGGTCTGGGAATGCCTGCAGTCAGCAGTGATCCatttgggactaggaagatgagCACACCTGGTCTGAACGCACAGACTTTTCAGCAGA CTGACCTGTCACAGGTGTGGCCTGAGGCAAACCAGCACTTTAGTAAGGAGATTGATGATGAGGCCAACAGCTACTTCCAGCGCATCTATAATCACCCCCCACATCCTACCATGTCTGTGGATGAG gtgctggagatgctgcagAGGTTTAAGGATTCCAACATAAAGCGAGAGCGCGAGGTGTTCAACTGCATGCTGCGGAACCTGTTTGAGGAGTACCGCTTCTTTCCTCAGTACCCTGACAAAGAACTTCACATCACAGCATGTCTGTTTGGGGGCATCATTGAGAAGGGTCTAGTCACATACATGGCTCTAGGTCTGGCCCTACGATATGTCCTTGAGGCCTTAAGGAAACCCTATGGatctaaaatgtattattttgggATCGCTGCACTAGATAGATTTAAGAACAG ATTGAAGGATTATCCACAGTATTGTCAGCACCTAGCTTCCATAAACCACTTCCTTCAGTTCCCTCACCATTTACAAGAG TATATTGAGTATGGACAGCAGTCACGAGACCCTCCGGTGAAGATGCAGGGATCCATCACCACCCCAGGCAGTCTGGCGTTGGCACAGGCTCAGGCCCAGTCCCAGCCCCCCAAAGCTCCTCAGCCTGGACAAGCCAGCACACTTGTCACAACTGCTACTACCCCCACGACTGCTGCCAAAGCCACTACCATCGCTCGGCCCACAGTGGTCAACTTCAAGAAGGATGTACCA CCCTCTATAAACACAACCAACATTGATACTCTGCTGGTGGCAACTGACCAAACTGAGAGGATTGTGGAACCACCTGAGAATGTGCAAGAAAAGATTGCCTTCATCTTTAATAATCTGTCTCAGTCAAACATGTCACAGAAG GTTGAGGAACTGAAGGAGACTGTGAAAGAGGAGTTCATGCCTTGGGTCTCCCAGTACCTGGTCATGAAACGTGTCAGCATTGAGCCAAACTTCCACAGCCTATACTCTAACTTCCTGGACACACTGAAGAACCCTGAGTTTGTTAAAATGGTCCTCAATGAGACATACAGGAACATTAAG GTCCTCCTTACCTCTGACAAGGCAGCTGCTAACTTTTCTGATCGTTCATTATTGAAGAATTTAGGCCATTGGCTTGGGATGATTACactggcaaaaaacaaacctATCCTGTACACG GATCTGGAGCTAAAATTTCTCTTGTTGGAGGCCTATGTGAAAGGCCAGCAGGAACTGCTGTATGTTGTCCCGTTTGTAGCCAAAGTGTTGGAATCCAGCCTGCGCAGCGTG GTTTTCAGGCCCCTGAACCCTTGGACAATGGCCATCATGAATGTACTGGCAGAGCTGCACCAGGAGCATGATTTAAAG cttaACCTAAAGTTTGAGATTGAGGTGTTGTGCAAGAACCTGTCATTGGACATCAATGACCTGAAGCCAGGCAACCTGCTGAAAGACAAAGAAAAGCTGAAGAATCTGGAAGAACAGCTATCTGCACCAAAGAAAGAAGCTAAGCCACCCGAAGAAATGCTGCCTATAGTTACCCCAG TCTTTTCATCTGCAGCTGCTCCCTCCGCTCCTGCTACAACCACCACCTGCACAGCCACTGGCCCGCCTACACCTCAGTTCAGTTACCACGACATCAATGTCTATGCCCTGGCAGGCCTGGCTCCCCACATCAACATTAACATGACT GTCCCTCTGCTGCAGACCCACCCACAGCTGAAGCAATGTGTCCGTCAGGCCATTGAGCGTGCGGTGCAAGAACTGGTGCACCCTGTTGTGGACCGCTCAATCAAGATCGCCATGACTACTTGTGAGCAGATAGTGAGGAAGGATTTTGCACTGGACTCTGAAGAGTCGCGTATGCGGGTGGCTGCCCATCACATGATGCGCAACTTGACAGCTGGCATGGCTATGATTACCTGCAGAGAGCCTCTGCTCATGAGCATTGCTTCCAACCTTAAAAACAGCTTTGCTTCAGTTCTCCGG GCTCCCACCCCACAGCAGCGTGAGATGATTGAGGAAGCAGCTGCACGTATTGCTCAGGATAACTGTGAACTGGCCTGCTGCTTTATCCAAAAGACAGCAGTGGAAAAAGCTGGCCCAGAGATGGATAAAAGATTGGCTACA GAGTTTGAGCTGAGGAAGCATGCCCGTCAGGAGGGCAGACGTTACTGTGATCCAGTAGTCCTCACTTATCAAGCAGAGCGCATGCCAGAGCAGATCCGCCTGAAG GTTGGTGGTGTAGACCCTAAACAGCTGGCTGTTTATGAAGAGTTTGCCCGTAACGTTCCCGGATTCTTGCCCAGCAACGATTTGTCTCAGCCTACCGGGTTCCTTGCCCAGCCAATGAAG CAGCAGGCCTGGGCAACAGATGACGTGGCTCAGATCTATGATAAATGCATTGCTGACCTTGAACAGCACCTGCATGCCATACCACCAGCTCTGGCCATGAACCCTCAGACTCAGACACTGCGCAGCCTCTTGGAATCTGTGGTGATGGCTCGTAACTCCCGTGACGGAATGGCTGCCCTCAATCTGCTTCAGAAG GCTGTGGAAGGCCTGCTGGATGCCACCAGTGGTGCTGATGCAGACCTGCTCCTGCGCTACAGAGAGTGTCATCTGCTGGTGCTCAAAGCCCTTCAGGATGGCAGAGCATATGGACCTCAGTGGTGCAACAAACAGATTACCAG ATACCTGATTGAATGCCGTGATGAATACAAGTACAATGTGGAAGCTGTTGAGCTGCTTATCAGGAATCACTTGGTGAACATGCAGCAGTATGATGTGCACTTGGCCCAG TCAATGGAGAATGGGCTGCACTACATGGCCGTGGCTTTTGCCATGCAGCTGGTGAAGCTGCTTCTGGTGGATGAACGCAGCGTGAGTCACATTACTGAGGCAGACCTATTCCACACCATTGAGATCCTGATGAGGACCAGTGCCCATGCCAGGGCCAATGCCCCAGAGGG CCTTCCTCAGCTGATGGACGTGGTCCGTTCCAACTACGAGGCCATGATTGACCGTGCTCATGGTGGACCCAACTTTATGATGCATTCTGGAATATCACAGGCATCAGAGTACGATGATCCTCCAGGATTGAGAGAGAAAGCGGAGTACCTGCTGAGGGAATGGGTCAACCTTTACCACTCTGCAGCTGCGGGCCGGGACAGCACCAAGGCTTTCTCTGCTTTTGTAGGCCAG ATGCACCAGCAGGGCATTCTGAAGACTGATGACCTGATCACCCGTTTCTTCCGCCTGTGCACCGAGATGTGTGTAGAGATCAGCTACCGGGCACAGGCTGAACAGCAGCACAACCCTGCAGCCAGTGCTGCCATCATCCGTGCCAAGTGCTACCACAACCTGGACGCCTTTGTGCGCCTTATTGCTTTGTTAGTCAAGCACTCTGGGGAGGCCACTAACACGGTCACCAAGATCAACCTGCTTAACAAG GTGCTTGGTATTGTTGTTGGAGTCTTGATCCAGGACCATGATGTGAGACAGACAGAGTTCCAGCAGTTGCCTTATCACCGCATCTTCATCATGCTGCTTCTGGAGCTTAATGCCCCTGAACATGTGCTGGAGACCATCAACTTCCAGACCCTCACTGCCTTCTG CAACACCTTCCACATCCTGAGACCGACAAAAGCACCTGGGTTTGTCTATGCCTGGTTGGAACTCATCTCCCACCGGATTTTCATTGCCAGAATGCTTGCACACACCCCACAACAGAAG GGTTGGCCCATGTATGCCCAGCTGCTTATTGACTTGTTCAAGTACCTGGCACCTTTCTTGAGGAATGTTGAGCTCACCAAACCTATGCAAATTCTCTACAAG GGCACTCTGCGTGTGCTTCTGGTCCTTCTCCATGACTTCCCGGAGTTCCTGTGTGATTATCACTATGGCTTCTGTGACGTCATCCCGCCCAACTGCATCCAGCTGAGGAACCTGATCCTGAGTGCCTTCCCCCGTAACATGAGGCTTCCAGACCCATTCACTCCAAACCTGAAG GTGGACATGCTGAGTGAAATTAACATTGCTCCACGCATCCTCACCAACTTCACTGGAGTGATGCCGTCCCAGTTTAAGAAGGACCTGGATTCATACCTGAAGACTCGCTCACCTGTCACCTTTTTGTCAGAGCTGCGCAGCAATCTGCAG GTGTCCAACGAGCCTGGCAATCGCTACAACATCCAGCTGATCAATGCCCTGGTGCTTTATGTTGGTACTCAGGCCATTGCTCACATCCATAACAAGGGCAGCACACCCTCGATGAGCACGATCACTCACTCAGCTCATATGGACATCTTCCAGAACCTAGCTGTGGACTTGGACACTGAGG GCCGCTATCTGTTCCTGAATGCGATAGCCAATCAGCTGCGTTACCCCAACAGCCATACACACTACTTCAGCTGCACCATGCTCTACCTGTTTGCTGAGGCCAACACTGAGGCTATTCAGGAGCAGATCACAAG GGTCTTGCTGGAGAGGCTCATTGTGAACAGGCCACACCCTTGGGGTTTGCTCATCACTTTTATTGAGCTCATCAAGAACCCTGCCTTCAAATTCTGGAGCCATGATTTTGTGCACTGTGCACCAGAGATTGAAAA GCTGTTCCAGTCTGTGGCTCAGTGCTGCATGGGGCAGAAGCAGGCACAGCAGGTGATGGAGGGCACCGGTGCCAGCTAA